The following proteins are encoded in a genomic region of Acidimicrobiales bacterium:
- a CDS encoding DUF222 domain-containing protein, which yields MFRILRSVKGHLAALARTFDPDTLTVAQAAEAISLLAAIEKAAAGLRLLLARRVDNQSLWGESGERSAADWLARQTGQSTNDAARDLECSRRLQALPEASDAVRNGELSPDQAKAVADGAAADPAAEQELLDTARRGSLGELNRKAKSRKAAALGDDEARARAAHRNRSFTSGTNAMGEGWGRFNGPAHQVALLNAQLKPFLERAFAGARRKGRRERADALAYDALMAFAGIVDLDLDGPGSATESSAASGDGTQDSPPRSADTPSGDGAQDAPPRSTATASGDGVGAPAGHSNAGGDAPDAGSQPTGGRETAATSGARRARTPGAQQGTRPHAEGASDGQDATAPQSPAGRAAAASAPLTLLDGLDGEGLDGLDGDGLDGDGLDGDADDLAAGSGTPRGPGPGSAGPPGAAPPSPPGSTSAPPPLRPKREPIRPDVKLIVRIDGSALQRGHTVPGELCDLHGFGPVSVADVKALLPDAAIDFVITNGRDVFNVSHLGRHATARQQVVLDLLNIGCSREGCGATQHLQVDHRIDWHKIKVTELANLDWLCPHDHRLKTHEGWQLEPGTGKRPMCPPGQQPWLEGAETPATGTPPHAA from the coding sequence ATGTTCCGGATCCTGCGATCGGTCAAGGGCCACCTCGCCGCCCTGGCGCGCACGTTCGATCCGGACACCCTCACGGTCGCCCAGGCCGCCGAGGCCATCTCGCTGCTGGCCGCCATCGAGAAGGCGGCCGCCGGACTGCGCCTGCTGCTCGCCCGGCGGGTCGACAACCAATCGTTGTGGGGTGAGTCGGGTGAGCGCTCGGCGGCGGACTGGCTGGCCCGCCAGACGGGGCAGTCCACCAACGACGCCGCCCGGGACCTCGAGTGCTCCCGTCGCCTCCAGGCGCTGCCGGAGGCATCGGATGCGGTGCGCAACGGCGAGCTCTCGCCCGACCAGGCCAAGGCGGTGGCCGACGGTGCCGCCGCCGATCCGGCCGCCGAGCAGGAGCTGCTGGACACCGCCCGGCGGGGGTCTCTGGGCGAGCTCAACCGCAAAGCCAAGTCCCGCAAGGCGGCCGCGCTGGGCGACGACGAGGCCCGCGCCCGGGCGGCGCACCGCAACCGGTCTTTCACCAGCGGCACGAACGCGATGGGCGAGGGGTGGGGCCGCTTCAACGGCCCTGCCCACCAGGTGGCGCTGCTGAACGCGCAGCTCAAGCCCTTTCTCGAGCGGGCCTTCGCCGGCGCCCGCCGAAAGGGGCGCCGCGAACGAGCCGACGCCCTCGCCTACGACGCCCTGATGGCCTTCGCCGGCATCGTCGACCTCGACCTCGACGGCCCGGGATCCGCAACCGAGTCCTCGGCCGCTTCAGGCGACGGGACCCAGGACTCGCCGCCGCGGTCGGCCGACACCCCTTCGGGCGACGGGGCCCAGGACGCGCCTCCACGGTCGACCGCGACCGCTTCGGGCGACGGGGTCGGGGCGCCGGCAGGCCACTCGAACGCCGGCGGCGACGCCCCCGATGCCGGGTCGCAGCCGACTGGTGGCCGGGAAACCGCCGCGACCAGTGGCGCCCGCCGGGCACGTACTCCGGGTGCGCAGCAAGGGACACGGCCGCACGCCGAGGGAGCATCCGACGGCCAGGACGCCACCGCACCCCAATCGCCGGCCGGGCGAGCTGCCGCCGCGTCCGCACCGCTCACCCTCCTCGACGGCCTCGACGGTGAGGGACTCGACGGGCTCGACGGCGACGGGCTCGACGGCGATGGGCTCGACGGCGATGCCGACGATTTGGCGGCGGGCTCGGGCACCCCGAGAGGGCCAGGGCCAGGGTCCGCCGGGCCGCCGGGGGCGGCGCCACCTTCACCTCCAGGGTCGACCTCGGCGCCGCCGCCCCTGCGGCCGAAACGCGAGCCGATCCGCCCCGACGTGAAGCTGATCGTCCGCATCGACGGCAGCGCCCTGCAACGGGGCCACACCGTGCCCGGCGAGCTGTGCGACCTCCACGGCTTCGGACCGGTGTCGGTCGCCGACGTCAAGGCCCTGCTACCCGACGCCGCCATCGACTTCGTCATCACCAACGGCCGGGACGTCTTCAACGTCTCCCACCTCGGCCGGCACGCCACCGCCCGCCAGCAGGTCGTGCTCGACCTCCTCAACATCGGATGCTCGCGGGAAGGCTGCGGCGCCACCCAGCACCTCCAGGTCGACCACCGGATCGACTGGCACAAGATCAAGGTCACCGAGCTGGCCAACCTCGACTGGCTCTG